In Listeria monocytogenes, the following proteins share a genomic window:
- a CDS encoding YeiH family protein, with amino-acid sequence MSQVLFKTKTFWYGIALTFCIATLSYFLAKLPFLMILGQLVTAILIGIIIRALFPVPDKWFTGIQFSNKVILRAGIILLGFRLNLVDIYDAGWRVFLIAALCLSFGITVVYFLAKLFGVDKKLAILVACGTGICGAAAVVAISPQVKADNNQTAVAATIIALLGTIFTIVYTLIYPILPLGPDGYGIFAGATLHEIAHVIAAADPGGTGAVDMAVIVKLTRVALLVPVCFVVAKMVNAGTNNRFSWAELPVPWFIFGFLATSAINSFGIIPASITNFLVVCAYFLIAMSMGGLGLNVHLPSFGKMGGKPFAAAFIGSILLSAFGLILVLLFHLAG; translated from the coding sequence ATGAGTCAAGTTTTATTTAAAACAAAAACATTTTGGTATGGTATTGCACTTACATTTTGTATTGCTACCCTATCTTATTTTTTAGCGAAACTGCCATTTTTAATGATTCTAGGACAACTTGTAACTGCCATATTAATTGGTATCATTATTCGTGCACTTTTTCCTGTTCCAGATAAATGGTTTACTGGGATTCAATTTTCCAATAAAGTTATTTTGCGTGCTGGGATCATTTTACTTGGTTTTCGCTTAAATCTAGTTGATATTTATGATGCTGGATGGCGTGTATTCTTGATTGCTGCCCTATGCTTAAGTTTCGGTATTACCGTTGTTTACTTTTTAGCGAAACTTTTTGGAGTAGATAAAAAGCTAGCAATTCTCGTTGCTTGCGGAACTGGAATTTGTGGAGCGGCAGCGGTTGTGGCTATTTCTCCACAAGTAAAAGCGGATAACAACCAAACTGCTGTAGCTGCTACAATTATCGCGCTACTTGGGACTATTTTTACGATAGTTTATACGCTAATTTATCCAATTTTACCACTTGGACCAGATGGATATGGTATTTTTGCGGGGGCTACGCTTCATGAGATTGCACACGTTATTGCGGCGGCGGATCCCGGTGGTACTGGGGCTGTAGACATGGCCGTTATCGTCAAATTAACACGTGTTGCGTTACTTGTTCCTGTCTGCTTCGTCGTTGCAAAAATGGTGAACGCTGGAACAAATAATCGCTTTTCCTGGGCCGAACTTCCTGTACCGTGGTTTATTTTCGGCTTTTTAGCTACGAGTGCTATCAACAGTTTCGGCATCATTCCCGCGTCCATTACAAATTTCCTCGTTGTCTGTGCCTATTTCCTTATTGCTATGTCAATGGGAGGACTTGGATTAAATGTCCACTTACCTTCTTTTGGAAAAATGGGTGGAAAACCTTTTGCAGCAGCCTTTATCGGTTCTATTTTACTTTCCGCTTTTGGGCTAATTTTAGTACTTTTGTTTCATTTAGCAGGTTAA
- a CDS encoding DUF1361 domain-containing protein, with protein MTKSIWICRAFLLGYFLVLHFTADTYTFLILNVGLAYIPFEIAVFLTRKPRVWWIFWPLGIVWLVFFPNAPYLLTDLLHLKRLEIYGAEGILSTSPWLWRHFTYIVVGVFFGLFIGFWSFAKMLAEIRRRFNWTSWLSYQLLLIGLILLSSYAIYIGRFSRLHSIHLLTQPIDSIQIMFSVFHWPFWNFVFYFSIIQYVIYTLFSRFSSSLED; from the coding sequence ATGACGAAATCAATTTGGATTTGCCGAGCTTTTTTACTCGGATATTTTCTTGTTTTGCATTTTACTGCAGACACGTATACTTTTTTAATTTTAAATGTCGGGCTTGCTTATATACCTTTTGAAATAGCTGTGTTCTTGACTAGAAAACCTCGAGTATGGTGGATTTTTTGGCCTTTAGGTATTGTTTGGTTAGTATTTTTCCCAAATGCGCCTTATCTTCTAACTGACTTGTTACATTTAAAGCGCTTAGAGATTTACGGAGCAGAAGGAATTCTTTCCACTTCACCATGGTTATGGCGCCACTTCACTTATATTGTCGTGGGTGTGTTCTTCGGATTATTTATCGGCTTTTGGTCCTTTGCAAAAATGCTTGCCGAAATAAGAAGACGATTTAATTGGACTAGTTGGTTAAGCTATCAATTGCTTTTAATTGGTTTAATCTTATTGTCTAGTTATGCCATTTATATTGGTCGTTTCTCGCGTCTGCATTCTATTCATTTACTCACACAACCAATTGATTCCATCCAAATTATGTTTAGTGTTTTTCACTGGCCATTCTGGAATTTTGTATTTTACTTTTCGATTATCCAATATGTCATTTATACGCTATTCAGTAGGTTTTCTAGCTCATTAGAAGACTAA
- a CDS encoding nucleoside triphosphate pyrophosphohydrolase family protein produces MDFKEYQILANRTAATHEQALTNYGLGIAGEAGEVADLIKKYAFHGHDLDKDALTKELGDVLWYVSQIAKWADISMETVAELNIEKLKRRYPQGFSAERSKLHID; encoded by the coding sequence ATGGATTTTAAAGAGTACCAAATTTTAGCAAATAGAACTGCAGCAACACATGAACAGGCATTGACGAATTACGGACTTGGTATAGCTGGAGAAGCCGGTGAAGTTGCTGATTTGATTAAGAAATATGCTTTTCATGGACACGATTTAGATAAGGATGCGTTAACGAAAGAACTAGGAGATGTTCTCTGGTATGTATCGCAAATTGCTAAATGGGCGGATATAAGCATGGAAACCGTTGCCGAATTAAATATTGAGAAGCTGAAGCGCCGCTATCCTCAAGGGTTTTCAGCAGAGCGAAGCAAACTCCATATCGATTAA
- a CDS encoding nucleotide pyrophosphohydrolase yields MKHLQNEITTFLKERDWLEQYNHPKDLAISLSLEASELLECFQWKTDEVALKENREEILKEVADVMIYALQIAESMGADGEELVRSKLAENRTRTWPKK; encoded by the coding sequence TTGAAACATTTACAAAATGAAATTACTACTTTTTTAAAAGAACGGGATTGGTTAGAGCAATATAATCACCCAAAAGATTTAGCTATATCGTTGTCGCTTGAAGCATCCGAATTACTGGAATGTTTTCAGTGGAAAACAGATGAAGTAGCGTTAAAAGAAAACCGGGAAGAAATTTTAAAAGAGGTAGCAGATGTGATGATTTATGCGCTTCAAATTGCAGAAAGTATGGGTGCGGATGGGGAAGAATTGGTGAGATCGAAGCTAGCTGAGAATCGTACGCGGACATGGCCGAAGAAATAA
- a CDS encoding thioredoxin family protein: MTSIEIKTPEEFQAHLNGEELVYVDYWKDNCPNCKMLDLSFAEFKNSEIASKVKVLKVKLEEMGENFFFDRDVQQTPTLVLYKGGEEIHRLNGFIPPNKIEEAISLNA, encoded by the coding sequence ATGACAAGTATTGAAATTAAAACACCTGAAGAGTTCCAAGCTCATCTTAATGGGGAAGAATTAGTATATGTAGATTACTGGAAAGACAATTGTCCTAATTGTAAAATGCTTGATCTTTCTTTTGCTGAATTCAAAAACTCTGAAATCGCAAGCAAAGTCAAAGTATTAAAAGTAAAATTAGAAGAAATGGGCGAAAATTTCTTTTTTGATCGTGATGTACAACAAACACCAACGCTTGTACTTTACAAAGGCGGCGAAGAAATCCACCGTTTGAATGGATTCATCCCACCAAACAAAATTGAAGAAGCTATTTCTTTAAACGCATAA
- a CDS encoding flavodoxin, whose protein sequence is MRILLAYDSLSGNTKMVADEIEERLISEGHEVVSFRVSPLAEYPLDEDFDLYVLGAWTVDYGRTPPDMKDFIAELAVKPKNVAIFGTGETQWGMDFYCGAVDRMAKYFGTSYPTLKIEQMPHTEQDVADIDNWVKKILALRSGIK, encoded by the coding sequence ATGAGAATCTTGTTAGCCTATGATTCTCTAAGCGGCAATACGAAAATGGTGGCTGATGAAATTGAAGAGAGATTGATAAGCGAAGGACATGAAGTGGTGTCCTTTCGCGTATCTCCTCTAGCCGAGTATCCGCTTGATGAGGATTTTGACTTGTACGTGTTGGGGGCATGGACAGTCGACTACGGAAGAACACCGCCAGATATGAAAGATTTTATAGCGGAACTAGCCGTAAAGCCCAAGAATGTAGCCATTTTTGGTACTGGGGAAACACAATGGGGTATGGATTTTTATTGCGGAGCTGTCGACCGAATGGCCAAATATTTCGGAACAAGTTACCCAACTTTAAAAATAGAGCAAATGCCACACACAGAGCAAGATGTGGCTGACATAGACAATTGGGTCAAGAAAATTTTAGCGCTAAGGAGTGGAATCAAATGA
- a CDS encoding ribonucleotide-diphosphate reductase subunit beta yields MANQKEQLTRIKILEPLFPNRSTSIINGETSGILNWNDIPYPSFYRAYKELSTNYWIPDEVDMKSDAKQYPALSEQEKYAFDAIIGLLATLDSPQTRFIYNIAEYITDPAVHANAAIIAQQEVIHNESYSYVLASITNLQEQNRVFELARTHPTIIKRNEPIMDAYDDFMNNKTGETLVKALIQSSILEGINFYSGFAYFYNLVRQNKMTGTGKIISFINRDELAHSKFISEVIRAILGENPELQTEELVEYTHEAFRHAVELETEWSEEVLQGIEGIDVEEMVDYVKYRANKMLGMLGIPELYPGHSDNTMTWIKAYADNFTETKTDFFEMRNSSYKKTNMDNGFDDL; encoded by the coding sequence ATGGCTAACCAAAAAGAACAACTGACACGTATTAAAATTTTAGAACCTTTATTTCCTAATCGTTCTACTTCAATCATAAACGGAGAAACTAGTGGGATTTTAAATTGGAACGACATCCCGTATCCTTCTTTCTATCGTGCGTATAAAGAACTTTCTACTAACTACTGGATTCCAGACGAAGTAGACATGAAAAGCGATGCAAAACAATATCCCGCTCTTTCAGAACAAGAAAAATATGCTTTTGATGCAATCATTGGCTTACTTGCAACACTGGATTCTCCGCAAACACGTTTTATTTATAACATTGCGGAATACATTACTGATCCAGCAGTTCATGCGAATGCAGCGATTATCGCGCAACAAGAAGTTATCCATAATGAAAGTTATTCGTATGTACTTGCTTCTATTACAAATTTACAAGAACAAAATCGCGTATTTGAACTTGCGAGAACACATCCGACAATCATCAAACGTAATGAGCCAATCATGGATGCATATGATGATTTCATGAATAACAAAACCGGCGAAACACTTGTAAAAGCTTTAATTCAATCTTCTATTTTAGAAGGAATTAATTTCTATAGTGGTTTTGCTTACTTCTACAACCTAGTTCGTCAAAATAAAATGACTGGAACAGGAAAAATCATTAGTTTTATCAATCGTGATGAATTAGCTCACTCGAAATTTATTTCTGAAGTAATCCGGGCAATCCTTGGGGAAAACCCAGAATTACAAACAGAAGAGCTAGTGGAATATACACATGAAGCTTTCCGCCATGCGGTTGAACTTGAAACAGAATGGTCTGAAGAAGTACTACAAGGTATTGAAGGTATTGATGTGGAAGAAATGGTTGACTACGTGAAATATCGTGCCAACAAAATGCTAGGAATGCTTGGTATTCCTGAACTTTATCCAGGACATAGTGATAACACAATGACATGGATTAAAGCTTACGCAGATAACTTTACAGAAACAAAAACCGACTTTTTCGAAATGCGCAATTCAAGCTATAAAAAAACGAATATGGATAACGGATTCGACGATTTATGA
- a CDS encoding ribonucleoside-diphosphate reductase subunit alpha, giving the protein MKWGLQMTTYIVKDGGNRKLPFDKSRLDGYLEKIHEEFPKLDLEDYKRKVFNFVEKKEDYAADELVDYLIREAEARTDIHIPEWEHFAARLYLNKLYKKASKNRFYNDDDKYGSYVGLQESLGERGIYSGNILKNYSKEDLIAAGKLIDPEKDKLFTYNGLYLLATRYLATDSERNVYELPQERWLTIALYLMQNEPKEKRMKLVEEAYWALSNLYMTVATPTLANAGKVGGQLSSCFIDTVDDSLQGIYDSNTDVARVSKHGGGVGAYLGYVRSTGAAIRGVKGASGGVIPWIKQLNNTAVSVDQLGQRKGAIAVYLDVFHKDIESFLDLRLNNGDQRLRAHDVFTAVCIPDIFMEAVERRGEWYLFDPHEVKAKKGWYLQDFYDETKGEGTFREKYDELVADETISKKIVKAIDIMKRVMMSQLETGNPFMFYRDEVNRMNPNKHEGMVYSSNLCTEIMQNMSPTKMIQEIISGDQIVITKQAGDFVVCNLSSVNLGRAVVAEEGTLERLIEVEVRMLDNVIDLNELPVPQATITNQKYRSIGLGTFGWHHLLALKNIAWDSEEAEKYADELYEQINYLAIRASNKLAQEKGAYKVFKGSDWNTGEYFARRNYNSPEWQELAKEVAEKGLRNAYLVAVAPNMSTAQIAGSTASIDPIYSAFYYEEKKDYRRPVIAPDLNLSTYPYYEKGAYKVDQFASVRQNGRRQRHVDQSLSFNFYVPSGIKASKLLELHMTAWNEGLKTTYYVRSNDIDVEECEWCSS; this is encoded by the coding sequence ATGAAATGGGGATTGCAAATGACAACTTACATAGTAAAAGACGGGGGAAACAGAAAGCTACCTTTTGACAAAAGCCGATTGGATGGATATTTAGAGAAAATCCATGAAGAATTTCCGAAACTTGATTTAGAAGATTACAAACGTAAGGTTTTTAATTTTGTAGAGAAGAAGGAAGATTATGCGGCTGACGAATTAGTCGATTATTTAATTAGGGAAGCAGAAGCTCGTACTGATATTCATATTCCTGAATGGGAACATTTCGCGGCACGCCTTTATTTAAATAAATTATACAAAAAAGCGAGTAAAAATCGTTTTTATAATGACGATGATAAATATGGTTCGTACGTTGGACTTCAAGAGAGTTTAGGCGAACGCGGTATTTATTCTGGCAATATTCTAAAAAATTATTCTAAAGAAGATTTGATTGCAGCAGGGAAATTAATTGACCCTGAAAAAGATAAATTATTTACGTATAATGGTTTGTATTTACTTGCGACACGTTATTTAGCAACGGACTCTGAACGTAATGTGTATGAGTTGCCACAAGAACGTTGGTTAACTATCGCTCTTTACTTAATGCAAAATGAACCAAAAGAAAAACGAATGAAACTAGTGGAAGAAGCATACTGGGCTTTAAGCAACCTATATATGACTGTTGCAACACCAACACTTGCGAACGCTGGAAAAGTTGGCGGTCAATTGTCTAGTTGTTTCATTGATACTGTAGATGATAGCTTGCAAGGTATTTATGACAGCAATACAGACGTTGCTAGAGTTTCTAAGCACGGTGGTGGTGTTGGCGCATATCTTGGCTATGTTCGTTCAACAGGAGCTGCTATCCGTGGCGTAAAAGGTGCAAGTGGTGGCGTTATTCCTTGGATTAAACAATTGAACAATACGGCGGTTAGCGTAGATCAATTAGGTCAACGTAAAGGTGCAATTGCTGTTTATTTAGACGTTTTCCATAAAGATATCGAATCTTTCCTTGATTTACGTTTAAACAATGGTGACCAACGTTTACGTGCACATGATGTATTTACTGCAGTTTGTATTCCTGATATTTTCATGGAAGCTGTAGAACGTCGCGGTGAATGGTATTTATTCGATCCACATGAAGTAAAAGCGAAAAAAGGCTGGTACCTACAAGATTTCTACGATGAAACAAAAGGAGAAGGTACTTTCCGCGAAAAATATGACGAATTAGTAGCTGATGAAACAATCAGTAAAAAAATCGTTAAAGCAATTGATATCATGAAACGTGTCATGATGAGTCAATTAGAAACAGGGAATCCATTCATGTTTTACCGTGATGAAGTAAACAGAATGAACCCAAATAAACATGAAGGCATGGTGTATTCTAGTAACTTATGTACAGAAATCATGCAAAATATGAGCCCAACAAAAATGATCCAAGAAATTATTTCTGGAGATCAAATTGTTATCACAAAACAAGCGGGAGATTTTGTTGTATGTAACTTATCTTCTGTAAACTTAGGTCGTGCGGTTGTTGCTGAAGAAGGTACTTTAGAACGTTTAATCGAAGTAGAAGTACGTATGTTAGATAACGTTATCGACTTAAACGAACTCCCAGTACCACAAGCAACTATTACAAACCAAAAATACCGTTCTATCGGTCTTGGAACATTTGGTTGGCATCACCTGCTTGCTCTTAAAAATATCGCTTGGGACTCCGAAGAAGCGGAGAAATATGCGGATGAATTATATGAACAAATTAACTATTTAGCTATTCGCGCAAGTAACAAACTAGCGCAAGAAAAAGGTGCTTACAAAGTCTTCAAAGGCAGCGACTGGAATACAGGAGAATATTTCGCGCGTCGTAACTATAACTCACCTGAATGGCAAGAATTAGCAAAAGAAGTAGCAGAAAAAGGTTTGCGTAATGCATATCTTGTAGCTGTAGCACCAAATATGAGTACAGCTCAAATTGCTGGTTCAACTGCTTCCATTGACCCAATTTACAGTGCGTTCTACTATGAAGAGAAAAAAGACTACCGTCGTCCTGTAATCGCGCCGGACTTAAACTTAAGCACATACCCGTACTATGAAAAAGGTGCTTACAAAGTAGACCAATTCGCAAGTGTTCGTCAAAATGGTCGTCGTCAACGTCACGTAGACCAATCATTAAGTTTCAACTTCTACGTACCAAGTGGTATCAAAGCAAGTAAATTACTGGAACTACACATGACCGCTTGGAATGAAGGACTAAAAACAACTTACTATGTTCGCTCTAACGATATCGATGTTGAAGAGTGCGAATGGTGCTCAAGCTGA
- a CDS encoding YxeA family protein — MFTKKRGLMLLAAVLLTVCAIWEYAMPTDAAVKSYYVKVEDAGKPVQKNQFKGFKYVSNVYDDKGKQKQLTFYSEKELTKDEQFKVLVGENKMVVNYKKIKNVPDKIKYLAEK, encoded by the coding sequence ATGTTTACTAAAAAAAGAGGTTTAATGTTATTAGCTGCAGTTCTTCTAACTGTTTGCGCGATTTGGGAGTATGCGATGCCAACAGATGCCGCAGTAAAATCCTATTACGTAAAAGTAGAAGACGCTGGAAAACCCGTTCAAAAAAATCAATTCAAAGGGTTCAAATATGTATCAAATGTTTACGATGACAAAGGAAAACAAAAACAACTAACTTTTTACTCAGAAAAAGAATTAACGAAGGACGAACAATTCAAAGTACTTGTTGGCGAGAACAAAATGGTTGTTAATTATAAAAAAATCAAAAACGTGCCTGATAAAATTAAATATTTAGCGGAAAAATAA
- a CDS encoding CsbD family protein: protein MSEDKGMKDKAKGLKDKVVGDAKDKFGKATDDKGKQVEGKAQKAKGEVEDKTGDAKKKLSE, encoded by the coding sequence ATGAGCGAAGATAAAGGCATGAAAGACAAAGCAAAAGGACTTAAAGACAAAGTAGTAGGTGACGCAAAAGACAAGTTCGGTAAAGCAACAGATGATAAAGGCAAACAAGTAGAAGGTAAAGCTCAAAAAGCTAAAGGCGAAGTAGAAGATAAAACTGGCGACGCTAAAAAGAAATTATCCGAATAA
- a CDS encoding Gfo/Idh/MocA family protein: MKKYQLVIVGYGGMGSYHVTLASAADNLEVHGVFDILEEKREAAAEKGLKIYESFEAVLADEQVDAVLIATPNDSHKELAITALEAGKHVVCEKPVTMTSEDLLAIMDVAKKVNKHFMVHQNRRWDEDFLIIKEMFEQKTIGEMFHLESRVHGANGIPGDWRHLKAHGGGMVLDWGVHLLDQLLFLVDSNVKSVSANLSFALGDEVDDGFVTFITFENGITAQIEVGTTNFIKLPRWYVKGTEGTGIIHDWDLSGEIVKPTALAKTSEPTPIKAGQGLTKTMAPPSEEATNTLSLPAPAKLAPSFYNNFVDVLNNTSEPIVQNEEVYQVLKLIEAIFEAAETNRTIHSI, translated from the coding sequence ATGAAAAAATATCAATTAGTAATTGTTGGTTACGGCGGGATGGGAAGCTATCATGTAACGCTTGCATCGGCTGCTGATAATTTAGAAGTTCATGGCGTATTCGACATTCTAGAAGAAAAACGCGAAGCCGCTGCTGAAAAAGGTTTGAAAATTTATGAAAGCTTTGAAGCGGTTTTAGCGGATGAACAAGTAGATGCCGTTCTTATCGCGACACCGAATGATAGCCATAAAGAATTGGCAATTACTGCACTTGAAGCAGGTAAGCATGTTGTTTGCGAGAAACCAGTGACGATGACAAGCGAAGATTTACTAGCAATTATGGATGTAGCTAAAAAAGTAAATAAACATTTCATGGTTCATCAAAATAGGCGTTGGGACGAAGATTTCCTAATTATAAAAGAAATGTTTGAACAAAAAACGATTGGCGAAATGTTCCACCTGGAATCACGCGTTCACGGAGCAAATGGTATTCCAGGAGATTGGCGTCATTTGAAAGCACATGGCGGAGGGATGGTACTTGATTGGGGTGTGCATCTACTTGACCAATTGTTATTCCTAGTCGATAGTAACGTGAAATCTGTATCTGCTAATCTAAGTTTTGCGCTTGGGGATGAAGTCGATGATGGCTTTGTCACGTTCATTACTTTTGAAAATGGCATCACTGCTCAAATTGAGGTAGGCACAACGAACTTCATTAAACTACCTCGCTGGTATGTCAAAGGTACGGAAGGAACTGGAATTATCCACGATTGGGATTTAAGCGGGGAAATCGTCAAACCGACCGCGCTCGCTAAAACGTCTGAACCAACGCCAATTAAAGCTGGGCAAGGACTAACAAAAACAATGGCACCACCAAGCGAGGAAGCAACGAATACATTATCACTTCCAGCACCTGCCAAATTAGCTCCATCTTTTTATAATAATTTTGTCGATGTTTTAAATAATACGAGTGAACCAATCGTTCAAAACGAAGAAGTTTACCAAGTTTTAAAATTGATTGAAGCCATATTTGAAGCGGCTGAGACGAATCGAACTATCCATTCTATTTAA
- a CDS encoding sugar phosphate isomerase/epimerase, translating into MKLGVFTPLFANLSLEEMLDKVKAAGLDAVEIGTGGNPGNHHCPTDELLASEAARKEYLEKFTSRGLTISAFSCHDNPISPNKEEAAASDEILRKSIKLASLMNVPVVNTFSGTAGDSDDAKAPNWPVIPWPTVYSDIKTWQWETKLIPYWKEIGELAAASGVKIGIELHGGFLCHTPYTILKLREETNDSIGVNLDPSHLWWQGIDPVGAIKILGKAGAIHHFHAKDTYLDQDNINMYGLTDMQPYGDVQTRSWTFRSVGCGHSLTEWSDIMSALRTYGYDYVVSIEHEDPLMSIDEGFDRAVTNLQSILIKDKPLDMWWA; encoded by the coding sequence ATGAAATTAGGCGTTTTTACACCATTATTTGCTAATTTATCATTAGAAGAAATGTTAGATAAAGTGAAAGCAGCGGGTCTTGATGCTGTAGAAATTGGCACAGGAGGAAACCCTGGGAATCATCACTGCCCGACGGACGAACTTTTGGCAAGCGAAGCAGCACGCAAAGAATACTTAGAAAAATTTACTAGCCGGGGATTAACGATTAGTGCATTTAGTTGTCATGATAATCCGATTTCTCCAAATAAAGAAGAAGCGGCAGCGTCCGATGAAATTTTACGAAAATCAATTAAACTAGCTTCATTAATGAATGTTCCGGTTGTTAATACATTTTCTGGAACAGCTGGTGATAGTGATGATGCCAAAGCGCCAAACTGGCCGGTTATTCCTTGGCCAACTGTTTATAGCGATATTAAAACATGGCAGTGGGAAACAAAATTAATTCCTTACTGGAAAGAAATTGGCGAACTTGCAGCTGCCAGTGGCGTTAAAATTGGTATTGAACTGCACGGTGGTTTCTTATGCCATACGCCATATACCATTTTAAAACTGCGGGAAGAAACAAATGATTCTATCGGGGTTAATTTAGACCCAAGTCATTTATGGTGGCAAGGAATCGACCCAGTTGGCGCTATCAAAATCTTAGGAAAAGCTGGAGCGATTCATCATTTCCATGCTAAAGATACGTATTTAGATCAAGATAATATTAATATGTACGGTTTAACGGATATGCAACCATATGGTGATGTACAAACGAGAAGTTGGACATTCCGCTCGGTTGGTTGTGGGCACAGTTTGACAGAATGGTCTGATATTATGAGCGCGCTTAGAACATACGGTTATGATTATGTAGTCAGCATTGAACACGAAGATCCATTAATGTCGATTGATGAAGGCTTCGACCGTGCTGTTACAAACTTACAATCGATTTTAATTAAAGATAAACCACTGGATATGTGGTGGGCTTAA
- a CDS encoding ThuA domain-containing protein, whose protein sequence is MTRVTVWNEFLHEKEDDAVLAIYPDGIHGQIASFLKKAGIDAGTATLEEPEHGLTEEVLANTDVLIWWGHMGHDRVEDKIVDRVQKRVLEGMGLVVLHSGHMSKIFMRLMGTSCDLKWREANERERLWVVDPTHPIAKGIGEFIELDEEEMYGEHFDIPTPDELIFLGWFEGGEVFRSGITYKRGNGRIFYFQPGHESYPTYHHPDIQQVIINGVHWCAEGRKNYPAYGNHQPLEKIGRK, encoded by the coding sequence ATGACACGTGTAACGGTGTGGAACGAATTTTTACATGAAAAAGAAGATGACGCGGTGTTGGCTATTTATCCAGACGGAATTCACGGACAAATTGCTAGTTTCCTAAAAAAAGCAGGAATTGACGCGGGAACAGCTACTTTAGAAGAACCTGAACATGGCCTTACCGAGGAAGTATTAGCGAATACGGATGTACTGATTTGGTGGGGACACATGGGACATGACCGCGTAGAAGATAAGATTGTCGATCGTGTGCAAAAGCGCGTATTAGAAGGCATGGGACTTGTCGTACTACATTCTGGACATATGTCGAAAATCTTTATGCGTCTAATGGGAACAAGTTGTGATTTAAAATGGCGCGAAGCAAATGAAAGAGAACGGCTTTGGGTAGTTGACCCAACGCATCCGATTGCAAAAGGCATTGGCGAATTTATTGAGTTGGACGAGGAAGAAATGTACGGCGAGCATTTTGATATTCCAACACCAGATGAACTAATTTTCTTAGGTTGGTTTGAAGGTGGCGAAGTTTTCCGAAGCGGGATTACCTACAAACGAGGAAATGGTCGGATTTTCTACTTCCAACCAGGCCATGAATCTTATCCAACCTATCACCATCCGGATATTCAGCAAGTAATTATTAACGGCGTACATTGGTGCGCGGAAGGTCGGAAGAATTATCCGGCATACGGAAATCACCAACCACTTGAAAAAATAGGGAGGAAATAA
- a CDS encoding sugar phosphate isomerase/epimerase yields the protein MKAKIALQLWSVKEACEDDFFGTLEKVAEMGYDGVEFAGYYGKSASEIKAKLAELGLEVAGSHISKEQLEEDLENVILFERELGNEYIICPYADFKTKQEWLTFSEKLREITKTVQQAGMHFGYHNHAHELDKLENEIILDNLLKNVPEMVAELDTYWIEYAGIGVIPFIEKYRNRVPLIHIKDKSNANKESTIIGEGVLDVPGFVKTALQSGTTWLIIEQEAFMQDPLTSVAKGYTYLANVLEEN from the coding sequence ATGAAAGCAAAAATTGCTTTACAGTTGTGGAGTGTTAAGGAAGCTTGTGAAGATGACTTTTTTGGAACGCTAGAAAAAGTGGCGGAAATGGGTTATGACGGCGTGGAGTTTGCTGGTTATTATGGTAAATCTGCCAGTGAAATCAAAGCGAAATTAGCTGAACTTGGACTAGAAGTAGCCGGATCGCATATTAGTAAAGAACAGCTTGAAGAAGACTTAGAAAATGTCATTTTGTTTGAACGTGAATTGGGGAATGAATATATTATTTGCCCATATGCAGATTTTAAAACAAAGCAAGAATGGCTTACATTTAGTGAAAAACTTCGTGAAATCACCAAAACGGTTCAACAAGCTGGGATGCATTTTGGTTATCATAATCATGCCCATGAATTAGATAAATTAGAGAATGAAATTATTTTGGACAACTTACTCAAAAATGTACCAGAAATGGTTGCGGAATTAGACACTTACTGGATTGAGTATGCAGGAATTGGCGTTATTCCTTTTATCGAAAAATATCGTAACCGGGTACCACTTATTCATATTAAGGATAAATCGAACGCGAACAAAGAAAGCACTATTATCGGTGAAGGTGTTTTGGACGTGCCTGGTTTTGTTAAAACGGCGCTTCAATCTGGAACAACCTGGCTGATTATTGAACAAGAAGCATTTATGCAAGATCCGCTAACAAGTGTGGCCAAAGGTTATACGTATTTAGCAAATGTATTGGAGGAGAACTAA